From a single Cyanobacterium stanieri LEGE 03274 genomic region:
- the thiC gene encoding phosphomethylpyrimidine synthase, which translates to MRTEWIAKRRGQANVSQMHYARQGVITEEMHYVAKRENLPPELIRDEVARGRMIIPANINHPNLEPMCIGIASKCKVNANIGASPNSSNIDEEVDKLHLAVKYGADTLMDLSTGGGNLDEIRTAIINASPIPIGTVPIYQALESVHGNIEDLTAQDFLHIIEKHAQQGVDYMTIHAGILIEHLPLVRNRITGIVSRGGGIIARWMLHHHKQNPLYTHFDDIIEIFKKYDVSFSLGDSLRPGCTHDASDEAQLAELKTLGQLTRRAWEHDVQVMVEGPGHVPMDQIEFNVKKQMEECSEAPFYVLGPLVTDIAPGYDHITSAIGAAMAGWYGTAMLCYVTPKEHLGLPDAEDVRNGLIAYKIAAHAADIARHRPGARDRDDQLSEARYNFDWNRQFELSLDPDRAREYHDETLPADIYKTAEFCSMCGPKFCPMQTKVDADALTELEKFLAREEEAKKQPVA; encoded by the coding sequence ATGCGAACAGAATGGATTGCGAAAAGACGGGGACAGGCTAACGTGTCTCAGATGCACTATGCCCGTCAAGGTGTGATAACAGAAGAAATGCACTATGTAGCAAAGCGGGAAAATTTACCCCCTGAGTTAATACGGGATGAAGTAGCAAGGGGCAGAATGATTATTCCTGCAAATATCAATCACCCTAATCTTGAACCCATGTGTATCGGGATTGCGTCTAAATGTAAGGTAAACGCCAATATTGGAGCTTCTCCCAATAGTTCTAATATTGATGAGGAAGTAGATAAACTTCACCTAGCGGTGAAATATGGGGCCGATACCCTCATGGATTTATCCACAGGGGGCGGTAATTTAGATGAAATTCGTACCGCTATTATCAACGCATCTCCTATCCCCATCGGCACTGTACCCATTTACCAAGCCCTAGAAAGTGTCCACGGTAATATCGAAGATTTAACGGCACAAGATTTTTTACATATCATCGAAAAACACGCCCAACAGGGTGTAGATTATATGACTATCCATGCGGGTATTTTAATCGAGCATTTACCCTTAGTACGTAATCGTATTACTGGTATTGTTTCCCGTGGTGGCGGTATTATCGCCCGTTGGATGTTGCATCACCATAAACAAAATCCTCTTTATACTCATTTTGACGATATTATCGAAATCTTCAAAAAGTATGATGTATCCTTCAGTTTAGGGGATTCTTTGCGCCCCGGTTGTACCCATGATGCTTCCGATGAGGCTCAATTGGCTGAGTTAAAAACCCTCGGACAACTAACCCGCCGTGCATGGGAACATGATGTACAGGTAATGGTAGAAGGGCCCGGACACGTACCCATGGATCAAATCGAGTTTAATGTTAAAAAACAGATGGAGGAATGCTCTGAAGCTCCTTTCTATGTTTTAGGGCCTTTAGTTACTGACATCGCCCCAGGTTATGATCATATCACCAGTGCGATCGGTGCTGCCATGGCAGGATGGTATGGTACGGCCATGTTATGTTACGTTACCCCCAAAGAGCATTTAGGTTTACCTGATGCGGAAGATGTGCGTAACGGCTTGATTGCTTACAAGATTGCAGCTCATGCGGCGGATATTGCCCGTCATCGCCCCGGTGCAAGAGACAGGGATGATCAACTTTCTGAAGCTCGTTACAATTTTGACTGGAATCGTCAGTTTGAGTTATCCTTAGATCCAGACAGAGCAAGGGAATATCACGATGAGACTTTACCCGCAGACATTTACAAAACTGCGGAATTCTGCTCTATGTGTGGGCCTAAATTCTGTCCTATGCAAACCAAGGTTGATGCGGATGCCCTTACGGAGTTAGAAAAATTCTTGGCAAGGGAAGAAGAGGCGAAAAAACAACCCGTAGCTTAA